A DNA window from Aminipila luticellarii contains the following coding sequences:
- a CDS encoding DUF2326 domain-containing protein — MLVEMRSPVFKEQGVERPPIIFKEGLNVILGKEDGENSIGKSSAMLAIDFVFGGNTYIESDGVKHIGNHTIFFAFRFDGVDFYFARNTSDSDKIYVCTSEYDLTGDVWTKEKYSNWLKEKYSLDFPGFSFRVTLSSFVRIYGKENTDERKPLRGIPGQGMQDSISMLVALFDRYKDVEIYNQRLVEEKKKLATYREARKYHFVSDLVGGKTKYEENLEEIRCLELQLAALTEESEKGHTEEEVKKSKAKAMLSAHKLQLETEIQSNQRKLKLLEMSLEYGLYPTEADMSGLQEYFPGVNIRKLYEVERYHKKLAAILDDQFVIERDSVQEEIDSIQSQISQINSQIFELGYVGNVSKEFLDKHSQIKGNIDALRQQNFAFLTLTELQEAKKRADDLLKRSIESILVEIQTELNEKMKSYNDSLFDDSRKAPNLRFREYNSYVFETPDDTGTGSNYKGMVIYDLAVLNCTALPAIAHDSLILKNISDKAINGIMRIYAKSTKQIFIAFDKQAAYPQETQDILLKNRVLQLSDNNCELYGQSWNKEGDEQNEDELQ; from the coding sequence GTGCTTGTTGAAATGAGGTCACCGGTGTTCAAGGAACAAGGTGTTGAGAGACCGCCTATCATATTTAAGGAAGGATTAAACGTAATTCTGGGAAAAGAGGATGGCGAAAATTCCATAGGAAAATCCTCCGCAATGCTTGCTATAGACTTTGTATTTGGTGGAAATACCTACATTGAAAGTGATGGCGTCAAGCATATAGGAAATCATACAATCTTTTTTGCCTTTAGGTTTGATGGGGTAGATTTTTATTTTGCACGAAATACTTCTGATTCGGACAAAATTTATGTTTGCACAAGTGAATATGATTTGACCGGAGATGTTTGGACAAAAGAAAAATATTCCAATTGGCTAAAAGAGAAGTACAGCCTTGATTTTCCGGGTTTTTCGTTCAGAGTGACTTTAAGCAGTTTCGTCAGAATATATGGAAAAGAAAACACAGATGAAAGAAAGCCACTGCGAGGTATTCCGGGCCAAGGAATGCAAGATTCTATTTCTATGCTGGTCGCATTGTTTGATAGATACAAGGATGTTGAAATATATAATCAAAGATTGGTGGAGGAAAAGAAAAAACTTGCTACCTATAGAGAAGCAAGAAAATACCATTTTGTTTCAGACCTCGTAGGTGGCAAAACCAAGTATGAGGAAAACCTTGAGGAAATAAGATGTCTGGAGCTTCAGTTGGCTGCTCTTACAGAAGAGTCGGAAAAGGGACATACTGAGGAAGAGGTTAAAAAGAGCAAGGCGAAGGCTATGCTATCTGCGCACAAGCTACAGTTGGAAACCGAAATCCAATCAAATCAAAGGAAATTAAAGCTGCTGGAAATGAGCTTGGAATACGGGCTCTATCCCACCGAGGCGGATATGTCTGGCCTTCAGGAATATTTTCCGGGTGTCAATATTCGGAAATTGTATGAGGTTGAGCGATACCATAAAAAGCTGGCAGCAATATTGGATGACCAGTTCGTGATTGAGAGGGACAGCGTCCAAGAGGAAATTGACAGTATTCAATCTCAGATTAGCCAAATTAATTCTCAAATTTTTGAGCTTGGCTATGTTGGAAATGTATCGAAGGAGTTCCTTGATAAGCATTCACAAATTAAAGGAAACATTGATGCGCTTAGACAGCAAAACTTTGCTTTTTTGACACTTACGGAATTGCAGGAAGCAAAAAAACGTGCGGACGATTTGCTGAAAAGGAGTATTGAAAGTATTCTGGTTGAAATACAAACAGAATTGAATGAAAAAATGAAGAGCTATAACGATTCTTTGTTTGATGACTCACGAAAGGCACCAAACTTGAGATTCCGAGAGTATAACAGTTATGTTTTTGAAACTCCGGATGATACTGGAACAGGCTCAAACTATAAAGGAATGGTTATATATGACTTGGCTGTACTTAACTGCACAGCGCTGCCTGCAATAGCGCATGATTCCTTAATTCTTAAAAATATTAGCGACAAGGCGATTAATGGCATTATGAGGATTTATGCGAAAAGCACCAAGCAGATATTTATTGCTTTTGATAAGCAGGCTGCTTATCCTCAAGAAACACAGGACATTCTATTGAAAAACAGAGTGCTCCAGCTATCTGATAACAACTGTGAATTGTATGGTCAGTCCTGGAATAAGGAGGGAGACGAACAAAATGAAGATGAGTTACAATAA
- a CDS encoding helix-turn-helix domain-containing protein, with protein MKMSYNKLWKLLIDKQLKKSDLRTLAGISSSSLAKLGKDENVTTEVLVRICNALKCDVSDIMEFVPPIDESTEKGTLKR; from the coding sequence ATGAAGATGAGTTACAATAAACTTTGGAAACTATTAATTGACAAGCAACTGAAAAAATCTGATTTGAGAACGCTTGCAGGGATAAGTTCCTCTTCATTGGCGAAGCTCGGAAAAGATGAAAATGTGACCACAGAAGTTCTCGTGAGAATTTGCAATGCTTTGAAATGCGACGTCTCAGATATTATGGAATTTGTGCCACCAATCGATGAAAGTACAGAAAAAGGGACGCTCAAGAGGTAG
- a CDS encoding ABC-three component system middle component 7 — MQLPNKLYSYKNSTLALLPIVLDELQDGPMPVIELFDRVRMSLKDATDFISVMDCLYALRAIDINDDEEVFLCLLK; from the coding sequence ATGCAATTACCTAATAAGTTATATTCATATAAAAACAGTACATTAGCGTTGCTCCCTATTGTACTTGATGAGTTGCAGGATGGGCCGATGCCGGTAATAGAGTTGTTTGATAGAGTGCGAATGTCCTTAAAGGATGCGACAGATTTTATCTCCGTTATGGACTGCCTGTATGCGCTGCGAGCTATTGATATTAATGACGATGAGGAGGTGTTTTTGTGCTTGTTGAAATGA